The Fibrobacter sp. nucleotide sequence GGCCGAGCGTGTAGAACGGAGCGCCGTGGCACTTTTCCAGTTGGCGCGCCATGTTGTCCTGAATCTTGTGCATCGGCACGTGACCCGGGCCTTCGATAATCACCTGCACGCCATATTCCCAAGCGATCTTCGTGAGTTCACCGAGGGTGTCCAGTTCTCCGAACTGGGCCGCGTCGTTGGCGTCGGCCAAAGAACCCGGACGGAGTCCGTCGCCGAGAGAAACGGCCACGTCGTAGGCGGCGAGAATCTCGCAGATTTCACGGAAGTGCGTGTACAAGAAATTCTGCTGGTGGTGGCGCATCTGCCAGAGGGCGAGAATCGAGCCGCCGCGGCTCACGATACCCGTGGTGCGCTTCGCAGTGAGCGGAATGTGTTCCAGCAAAAGACCCGCATGGATGGTGAAGTAGTCCACGCCCTGTTCCGCTTGCTCGATGAGCGTGTCGCGGTACAGTTCCCACGTGAGTTCTTCTGCCTTGCCGTTCACCTTCTCGAGCGCCTGGTAGATAGGCACGGTTCCGATAGGAACGGGGCTGTTGCGGATAATCCATTCGCGGGTTTCGTGGATGTGCTTGCCGGTGGAAAGGTCCATCACGGTATCTGCACCCCAGCGCACGGACCAGGCCATCTTCTCGACTTCTTCTTCGATAGAAGAGGTGATGGCGGAGTTGCCGATGTTGCTGTTGATCTTGGTCAAGAAATTCGTACCGATGATCATCGGTTCGCATTCAGGGTGATTGATGTTCCCCGGCAGAATCGCACGGCCTGCGGCGATTTCGTCGCGCACGAATTCGGCGGTAATGGGGGAGCCCGGAATATTGATTTTACCTTGGGCCTGCAACTCATCAAGGCGCTGGTTTTCACGTATTGCCACGTATTCCATTTCCTTGGTGATGATTCCCTTGCGGGCGTAGTCGAGCTGCGTCAGGTGGTGACCCGCCTTGGCGCGGAGCGGGTGGTGCTCGGCGTTGAAGCGCAGGTGGTCCAACTCGTGGTTTTCGCGACGGGCGCGACCGTAAGCGGACGTCATGTCGTCCAGCTGTTCGGCATCACCGCGTTCCATAATCCAAGACTCGCGGAAACGTTCAATACCCTTCGTCACGTCCAGCTTGGCGTCTACGTCGCTGTAAGGTCCGCTCGTGTCGTACACGGGGACAACGGGTGTTTCGGGGTCTTCGGTCAAAATTTCACGCATGCCCACGCGGATGTCCGGGAAAATCTTCC carries:
- the thiC gene encoding phosphomethylpyrimidine synthase ThiC, with translation MDSLLKPFMNSRKVYVPGKIFPDIRVGMREILTEDPETPVVPVYDTSGPYSDVDAKLDVTKGIERFRESWIMERGDAEQLDDMTSAYGRARRENHELDHLRFNAEHHPLRAKAGHHLTQLDYARKGIITKEMEYVAIRENQRLDELQAQGKINIPGSPITAEFVRDEIAAGRAILPGNINHPECEPMIIGTNFLTKINSNIGNSAITSSIEEEVEKMAWSVRWGADTVMDLSTGKHIHETREWIIRNSPVPIGTVPIYQALEKVNGKAEELTWELYRDTLIEQAEQGVDYFTIHAGLLLEHIPLTAKRTTGIVSRGGSILALWQMRHHQQNFLYTHFREICEILAAYDVAVSLGDGLRPGSLADANDAAQFGELDTLGELTKIAWEYGVQVIIEGPGHVPMHKIQDNMARQLEKCHGAPFYTLGPLTTDIAPGYDHITSAIGAAQIGWYGTAMLCYVTPKEHLGLPDRDDVRAGVVTYKLAAHAADLAKGHFAAQFRDDALSRARFDFRWNDQFALSLDPEKAMEFHDKTLPGSQAKASHFCSMCGPNFCSMRITRAVRNFVATGEVGDV